One part of the Pseudostreptobacillus hongkongensis genome encodes these proteins:
- the dapA gene encoding 4-hydroxy-tetrahydrodipicolinate synthase: MKYSKSYVAIVTPFDDNLEVDINKLKELVKFHKENGTRGIVVCGTTGEAATLSEQEYILTIKTVIEEANGEIQVIAGAGSNSTEKAVYLTKLCKNLGVDAVLSVVPYYNKPSQRALINHFKKIAEVGLDVILYNVPSRTGINMEAGTTIELSKVENIVGIKEATGSIEQMIEIANNTKDFAILSGEDNLILPMLSVGCVGVISVTANILPRKVADIFELDGKERLELHKYMYDIHKNMFIEGNPVTIKNAMKILNILDNDNVREPLLSASENTESKLRDLFKGKGLI; this comes from the coding sequence ATGAAATATTCAAAAAGTTATGTTGCAATAGTTACGCCTTTTGATGATAATTTAGAAGTAGATATAAATAAATTAAAAGAGCTTGTAAAATTTCATAAAGAAAATGGTACGCGTGGAATAGTTGTTTGCGGTACTACAGGAGAAGCTGCAACATTAAGTGAACAAGAGTATATTTTAACTATAAAAACAGTTATAGAAGAAGCAAATGGAGAAATACAGGTAATTGCAGGGGCTGGTTCAAACTCAACTGAAAAAGCTGTTTATTTAACAAAATTATGTAAAAATTTAGGAGTTGATGCAGTATTATCTGTTGTACCTTATTATAACAAGCCTAGTCAAAGAGCATTGATTAATCATTTTAAAAAAATTGCAGAAGTTGGTCTTGATGTAATATTATATAATGTTCCAAGTAGAACAGGTATAAATATGGAGGCAGGTACTACTATAGAACTTTCAAAAGTAGAAAACATAGTAGGAATTAAAGAAGCAACAGGAAGTATAGAACAAATGATAGAAATAGCAAATAACACTAAAGATTTTGCTATACTTTCAGGAGAAGATAATTTAATATTACCTATGCTTTCAGTAGGATGTGTTGGTGTAATATCAGTTACAGCAAATATTTTACCTAGAAAAGTTGCAGATATTTTTGAATTAGATGGTAAAGAAAGATTAGAGCTTCATAAATATATGTATGATATACATAAAAATATGTTTATTGAAGGAAATCCTGTAACTATCAAAAATGCTATGAAAATTTTAAATATATTAGATAATGATAATGTAAGAGAACCTCTTTTAAGTGCTTCAGAAAATACTGAAAGTAAATTAAGAGACTTATTTAAAGGAAAAGGTTTAATTTAA
- the dapF gene encoding diaminopimelate epimerase, which yields MEMKFEKYTGIGNDFIITDYDVTVKDVIKLCNRRFGIGADGLIKLTQKDNLYYMTFFNSDGSYAPMCGNGIRCYTHYLYNNNLIKGNSIDIDTKSGIKHIEYKVENEEFKVRVNMGVSTKDSFNNEIKILDRTFSYSYTYTGTDHIVIFVDKNELNEEFVIKYGSLIQKEKDANVNFVNIKSRDNIDVITYERGAGLTLACGTGACASAYISNYYNYTDNNVKVNLLGGNLDIELSDSIYMTGKSEYLFKGSVML from the coding sequence ATGGAAATGAAATTTGAAAAATATACAGGTATAGGAAATGACTTTATAATAACAGACTATGATGTTACAGTTAAAGATGTTATTAAATTATGTAATAGAAGATTTGGTATAGGTGCAGATGGTTTAATTAAGTTAACCCAAAAAGATAACCTATATTATATGACTTTTTTTAATTCAGATGGAAGTTATGCACCTATGTGTGGTAATGGAATTAGATGTTATACGCATTATTTATATAATAACAATTTAATAAAAGGAAATAGTATTGATATAGACACTAAATCTGGGATTAAACATATAGAGTATAAAGTTGAAAATGAAGAATTTAAAGTTAGAGTTAATATGGGAGTTTCAACAAAAGATTCATTTAATAATGAAATTAAGATTTTAGATAGAACTTTTAGTTATTCTTATACATATACTGGGACTGACCATATAGTAATATTTGTTGATAAGAATGAATTAAATGAAGAATTTGTTATTAAATATGGTAGTTTAATACAGAAAGAAAAAGATGCAAACGTAAATTTTGTAAATATAAAGAGTAGAGATAATATTGATGTTATAACTTATGAAAGAGGAGCAGGTTTAACTTTAGCTTGCGGAACTGGTGCATGTGCATCGGCCTATATTTCAAATTACTATAATTATACTGATAATAATGTGAAAGTTAACCTTTTAGGAGGTAATTTAGATATAGAATTATCAGATAGTATATATATGACAGGTAAAAGTGAATATTTATTTAAAGGAAGTGTAATGTTATGA
- a CDS encoding aspartate-semialdehyde dehydrogenase: MKNLAIVGATGLVGSTFLKVIEERKIPFNKLYLYASKRSAGKKIEFLGKEYEVIELKEENIKDDIDFALFSAGGSISTEFAPKFAKHGAIVIDNSSAWRMDNEVPLIVPEANPEAINDIKKGIIANPNCSTIQCMPVLKALDKAYGLERVIYSTYQSVSGAGMNGLKDLDRNLNGEESQNFPYQIAFNLIPHIDVFLDNGYTKEEMKMVNETRKILSLPELRISATCVRVPIRYSHSISVNVEFKNEFDLNELKEILRNTKNVIVEDDVNNKIYPMPINAEGTDEVYVGRIRRDESVKNGVNLWIVSDNIRKGAATNTVQILELFL, from the coding sequence ATGAAAAATTTAGCTATAGTTGGGGCAACTGGTCTAGTTGGATCTACATTTTTAAAAGTAATAGAAGAAAGAAAAATACCGTTTAATAAGTTGTATTTATATGCTTCTAAAAGATCAGCTGGTAAAAAAATTGAATTTTTAGGTAAAGAATATGAAGTTATAGAACTAAAAGAAGAAAATATTAAAGATGATATAGATTTTGCACTATTTTCAGCTGGAGGTTCAATATCAACAGAATTTGCACCTAAATTTGCAAAACATGGAGCCATAGTAATTGATAATTCAAGTGCATGGAGAATGGATAATGAAGTTCCATTAATAGTTCCTGAAGCAAATCCAGAAGCTATTAATGATATTAAAAAAGGTATTATAGCAAATCCAAATTGTTCAACTATACAATGTATGCCAGTTTTAAAAGCATTAGATAAGGCTTATGGACTTGAAAGAGTTATTTATTCTACTTATCAATCTGTTTCAGGTGCAGGGATGAATGGACTTAAAGATTTAGATAGAAATTTAAATGGAGAAGAGTCACAAAATTTCCCTTATCAAATTGCATTTAATTTAATTCCACATATAGATGTGTTTTTAGATAATGGATACACAAAAGAAGAAATGAAAATGGTTAATGAAACACGTAAAATTTTAAGTTTACCAGAATTAAGAATAAGTGCAACTTGTGTTAGAGTACCTATTAGATATTCACATTCTATTTCTGTTAATGTTGAATTTAAAAATGAATTTGACCTAAATGAATTAAAAGAAATATTAAGAAATACAAAAAATGTAATTGTTGAAGATGATGTAAATAATAAAATCTATCCTATGCCTATAAATGCAGAAGGAACAGATGAAGTTTATGTTGGAAGAATAAGAAGAGATGAATCAGTTAAAAATGGAGTTAATCTTTGGATAGTATCAGATAATATTAGAAAAGGTGCAGCAACTAATACAGTACAAATATTAGAATTATTTTTATAG
- a CDS encoding magnesium transporter CorA family protein: MIRKEILKLNNNENIDWYNIISINEEDKQELINKEFITKRFLEYAIDVDESARFENDKSRNIQLFCYDIPYFDNFIGSIATTPIVFITKYNDVYTFITDNDDYDELNDLLYKIVHKKVYDSILHLILEVSYEFSFIYHDKIKFIHKERNEIKKSFIKDNKNTDIYKLLNLEQGLTYLTSSLKTNLMALNSIKRKKDDLLNIEIEKLENIIIELEQATEMSDIALTIIDKEKSTYSTVIDNNLNKTMKFLTAFTVVLTIPTLIYGFWGINTPVPFQENPNGYIYVILISLLFSIITVILFWKNKFFK, from the coding sequence ATGATTAGAAAAGAAATTTTAAAATTAAATAATAATGAAAATATAGATTGGTATAATATTATATCTATTAATGAAGAAGATAAGCAGGAATTAATAAATAAAGAGTTTATAACTAAAAGATTTTTAGAATATGCAATAGATGTTGATGAAAGTGCTAGATTTGAAAATGATAAATCTAGAAATATTCAATTATTTTGTTATGATATACCATATTTTGATAATTTTATAGGATCTATTGCAACAACTCCCATAGTTTTTATTACAAAATATAATGATGTGTATACTTTTATTACCGATAATGATGATTATGATGAGTTAAATGATTTATTGTATAAAATAGTTCATAAAAAGGTATACGATAGTATATTACATTTAATATTAGAAGTGTCATATGAATTTTCATTTATATATCATGACAAAATAAAATTTATTCATAAAGAGAGAAATGAAATAAAGAAATCTTTTATTAAAGATAATAAAAATACTGATATATATAAACTTTTAAATTTAGAACAAGGGTTGACTTATTTAACTAGTTCTTTAAAAACAAATTTAATGGCATTAAATTCTATTAAAAGGAAAAAAGATGATTTATTAAATATAGAAATTGAAAAATTAGAAAATATTATTATAGAGTTAGAACAAGCAACAGAAATGTCAGATATTGCTTTAACTATAATTGATAAAGAAAAATCTACATATTCTACAGTTATAGATAATAATTTAAATAAAACTATGAAATTTTTAACTGCATTTACAGTTGTTCTTACAATTCCAACTTTAATATATGGATTTTGGGGAATAAATACTCCTGTACCATTTCAAGAAAATCCTAATGGATATATATATGTAATTTTAATATCATTGTTATTTTCAATAATAACAGTTATACTATTTTGGAAAAATAAATTTTTTAAATAA
- the ybeY gene encoding rRNA maturation RNase YbeY, which translates to MLDIDISYDISNDKEYLDEDKIKEFAEYIVSGEKEDEYAKNDYYISLLITNNENIQQINKEYRGKDMPTDVISFAYNETENFGPVEVIGDIVISLDRVIEQSNSYNHSEAREFYYVLCHGLLHILGYDHIEEEDRIKMRSKEEFYLTKFNYTREL; encoded by the coding sequence ATGTTAGATATAGATATTAGCTATGATATTTCAAATGATAAGGAATATTTAGATGAGGATAAAATAAAAGAGTTTGCTGAATATATAGTTTCAGGAGAAAAAGAAGATGAATATGCTAAAAATGATTACTATATTTCACTTTTAATAACTAATAATGAAAATATTCAACAAATAAATAAGGAATATAGAGGAAAAGATATGCCTACAGATGTAATATCTTTTGCATACAATGAAACAGAAAATTTTGGACCAGTTGAAGTAATAGGTGATATAGTTATATCACTAGATAGGGTAATAGAACAATCTAATAGCTATAATCATAGTGAGGCAAGAGAATTTTATTATGTATTATGTCATGGCTTATTGCATATTTTAGGTTATGATCATATAGAAGAAGAAGATAGAATTAAAATGCGTAGCAAGGAAGAATTCTACTTGACTAAATTTAATTATACGAGGGAATTATGA
- a CDS encoding diacylglycerol kinase, with protein sequence MKQEENKRSEIESLNYAIEGIKSALKSEAHMRYHFLGAFVVLVLSLIIDISKFEIMLIIVMITLVIFAELVNTAIEKIVDLVSPEYHDIAKFVKDVASGSVLVSTIGAVGVGYLIFYDRLLAIYFNGDNFIKLVGRVGNLSLIIFAIIFIIVISIKAYLNKGTALEGGMPSGHSALAFSIFTIVWFISKSPRINVLVFIMALLVAQSRIKSKIHTLSEVFVGSLIGFGVTFIILEILYKFGKIVL encoded by the coding sequence ATGAAGCAAGAAGAAAATAAAAGATCTGAAATAGAAAGCTTAAACTATGCTATAGAAGGGATAAAGTCAGCTTTAAAAAGTGAAGCTCATATGAGATATCATTTTTTAGGAGCATTTGTAGTATTAGTTTTAAGTTTAATAATAGATATTAGTAAATTTGAAATAATGTTAATTATTGTTATGATAACACTTGTAATATTTGCTGAACTTGTAAATACAGCTATAGAAAAAATAGTTGATTTAGTATCACCAGAATATCATGATATAGCTAAATTTGTTAAAGATGTTGCGTCTGGATCAGTACTAGTAAGTACAATAGGTGCAGTAGGAGTAGGATATTTAATATTTTATGATAGATTACTTGCAATATATTTTAACGGAGATAACTTTATAAAACTAGTTGGTCGTGTTGGTAATTTAAGTTTAATAATATTTGCTATTATTTTTATAATTGTAATATCAATAAAAGCATATTTAAATAAAGGAACTGCTCTTGAAGGAGGAATGCCTAGTGGACATTCTGCACTTGCTTTTTCTATATTTACTATAGTTTGGTTTATAAGTAAAAGTCCTAGAATTAATGTTTTAGTATTTATAATGGCTTTACTTGTAGCTCAAAGTAGAATTAAGTCAAAGATACATACGCTAAGTGAAGTATTTGTAGGAAGTTTGATAGGATTTGGGGTAACATTTATTATACTTGAGATTTTATATAAATTTGGGAAAATAGTATTGTGA
- a CDS encoding COG2426 family protein, with the protein MLINYIKIFIIAAIPIIELRGAIPYSQIYNLPYIPSLLFAIIGNLVPMPLVYYFAKEILNWGKDKKFIGKFFSYVLRKGHNAGEELIKKSKNGIFIALLLFVAVPIPGTGAYTGMLAASILDIDFKKSFLAISLGVIGAAIIVSILTFAIKAI; encoded by the coding sequence ATGTTAATAAATTATATTAAAATATTTATTATAGCAGCTATTCCTATAATAGAATTAAGAGGAGCTATACCATATTCACAGATATATAATTTACCATATATACCTAGTCTATTATTTGCTATAATAGGTAATTTAGTACCTATGCCATTAGTTTATTATTTTGCAAAAGAGATATTAAATTGGGGTAAAGATAAGAAATTTATAGGAAAATTTTTCTCTTATGTATTAAGAAAAGGGCATAATGCCGGTGAAGAATTAATAAAAAAAAGTAAAAATGGTATATTTATAGCTTTATTATTATTTGTAGCTGTACCAATTCCAGGAACAGGAGCATATACAGGTATGCTTGCAGCTTCAATATTAGATATAGATTTTAAGAAAAGTTTTTTAGCTATATCTTTAGGAGTCATAGGTGCAGCAATAATAGTATCTATATTAACATTTGCTATTAAAGCTATTTAA
- the smpB gene encoding SsrA-binding protein SmpB gives MQILANNKKAYFDYFIEDEYEAGIELKGTEVKSIKLTKVSIKESFVRIIKNEMFIMGMFVSNYSFGNINNVNETRVRKLLLHKKEISKIHEKTKIKGYTIVPLSVYNKGGIIKVKIALARGKKNYDKRESIKERDIKRDINKMTLH, from the coding sequence ATGCAAATACTTGCTAATAATAAAAAAGCCTACTTTGACTATTTCATTGAAGATGAATATGAAGCAGGTATAGAACTTAAAGGAACAGAAGTTAAATCAATTAAATTAACTAAAGTTAGTATAAAAGAAAGTTTTGTTAGGATAATAAAAAATGAAATGTTTATTATGGGGATGTTTGTTTCAAATTATTCTTTTGGTAATATTAATAATGTAAATGAAACTCGGGTTAGAAAGTTATTATTACACAAAAAAGAAATTTCAAAAATACATGAAAAAACTAAAATAAAAGGATATACTATTGTCCCTCTTTCAGTATACAATAAAGGGGGAATTATAAAAGTTAAAATTGCTCTTGCTCGTGGTAAAAAGAATTATGATAAAAGAGAAAGTATTAAAGAAAGAGATATTAAAAGAGATATTAATAAAATGACACTTCATTAA
- a CDS encoding ribonuclease R family protein, with translation MNKILTTKFIYRYQRIAFVFTEDDKKITIQPRNFKGAFDGDTIKVAVDLKTQTGKVLEIIEKQKEPYYGRVIRVWKNKILVQLNRSDILVRLPKLNDLNVNDLVSVKINNTTIKDYKSISAELVKNYGNINNSENVFNNILDRSNIPTSFSKDIRNEAIKIKRPVIEKELENRIDLRDKHTITIDDITAKDLDDAIYLEKDDNFYTLWVSIADVSHFVKENSLLDKEAFNRGNSVYLVDKVIPMFPKKLSNNLCSLNPNEDKLCFTIKLKYNLKGKLIETDFFKSIINSKERYSYDEVNNIFETKSNKLPMLHDMLELSKMLRNKKNKKGMINFDIPEIKVILDKNNQVSEIKTRSSGLAENLIEDFMIEANKAVAEKLFWQELPAIYRVHETPSYDSLSELNKKLNLLGYNIKNIQDIKPSKMSKIINSSKDGEKSYLIHKLILRSMMKAKYHNKDLGHFGLALDHYLHFTSPIRRYSDLVVHRMLYYSITNYRNLDLNKLDTKFKNIAEHISNTERIAERLERDSINLKLLDYMKSKKGKIMQAMISGIKGSKVFLQLSNNIEVCSYIENSPNYTFNEDSIISTSDNKEYFIGEYVNIRILNLDYERIEITSEVI, from the coding sequence CCTAGAAACTTTAAAGGAGCTTTTGATGGCGACACTATAAAAGTTGCAGTTGATTTAAAAACTCAAACAGGTAAAGTTCTAGAAATTATAGAAAAACAAAAAGAGCCCTACTACGGTAGGGTTATTCGTGTTTGGAAAAATAAGATACTAGTTCAACTAAATAGAAGTGATATATTAGTAAGATTACCTAAATTAAATGATTTAAATGTTAATGATTTAGTTTCTGTTAAAATAAATAATACTACTATAAAAGATTATAAAAGTATAAGTGCTGAATTAGTTAAAAACTATGGTAATATAAATAATTCAGAAAATGTATTTAATAATATATTAGATAGGTCTAATATACCAACTTCTTTTTCTAAGGATATTAGAAATGAAGCTATTAAAATAAAAAGACCTGTTATAGAAAAGGAATTAGAAAATCGTATTGATTTAAGAGATAAGCATACTATCACCATAGATGATATTACAGCTAAAGATTTAGATGATGCAATATATCTTGAAAAAGATGATAATTTCTATACCCTATGGGTATCTATAGCTGATGTTTCCCATTTTGTAAAAGAAAATTCTCTACTAGATAAGGAAGCATTTAATAGAGGAAATTCAGTATATTTAGTTGATAAAGTTATACCTATGTTTCCTAAAAAACTATCAAATAATTTATGTTCTTTAAATCCTAATGAAGATAAATTATGCTTTACTATTAAACTTAAATATAATCTAAAAGGTAAATTAATAGAAACAGATTTCTTTAAATCAATTATTAATTCAAAAGAAAGATACTCATATGATGAAGTAAATAATATATTTGAAACAAAATCTAATAAATTACCTATGCTTCATGATATGCTTGAACTTTCAAAAATGTTAAGAAATAAAAAAAATAAAAAAGGTATGATAAACTTTGATATTCCAGAAATTAAAGTAATACTTGATAAAAATAATCAAGTTTCTGAAATTAAAACTAGATCTTCTGGTCTTGCTGAAAACCTTATAGAAGATTTTATGATTGAAGCAAATAAAGCTGTTGCTGAAAAATTATTTTGGCAAGAACTCCCTGCTATTTATAGAGTACATGAAACACCTAGTTATGATTCACTTTCTGAATTAAATAAAAAACTTAATTTACTTGGATATAATATTAAAAATATACAAGATATTAAGCCAAGTAAAATGTCAAAAATAATAAATAGTAGTAAAGATGGTGAAAAATCATATTTAATCCATAAACTGATATTAAGATCTATGATGAAGGCAAAATATCATAATAAAGATTTAGGACATTTTGGTCTTGCACTTGATCACTATTTACATTTTACTTCTCCTATTAGAAGATATTCTGATTTAGTAGTACACAGAATGTTATACTACTCTATTACAAATTATAGAAATCTTGATCTAAATAAATTAGATACTAAATTTAAAAACATTGCTGAACATATTTCAAATACAGAAAGAATTGCTGAAAGACTAGAAAGAGACTCTATTAATTTAAAACTTCTTGATTACATGAAATCAAAAAAAGGAAAAATTATGCAAGCAATGATATCTGGAATAAAAGGTTCTAAAGTATTTTTACAACTTTCTAATAATATAGAAGTATGTTCATATATTGAAAATTCACCAAACTATACATTTAACGAAGATTCTATAATATCAACTAGTGATAATAAAGAATATTTTATAGGTGAATATGTAAATATACGTATATTAAATTTAGATTATGAAAGAATAGAAATTACTTCGGAGGTAATATAA